The region ccagcactttgggaggccaaggtcagacgattgcttgagcctggaaggttgaagaTGCAGTGATTCATGATtataccacagcactccagcctgggcaacagagcaagaccctgtctcaagaaaagaaaagaattttatttttcttttcagacaaaaatagactttaaaataataatggaagaACAAATATGATGATCACAATTATCAGAGTAATTACTTTATGATAGTCAGCAATAAGATTCTAATCTTTAAATATTCCTCTGCTTAAATCATTATATTGGAGTTTTGATCTATAATATATTCCCACCCTGACCCAAAAATTGAAGGACAAGGAAAAATGTTGTTCCAAGAAACAAAGACGTAAGTAAAAAGgcataaggaaggaaaaaaaacttttgaagCAAAATGTGATTGAGGAGGATGAGCAGACCAATTATTTTTGGTTTGGTCAGCTTACATAATGATTATCATTCTTTGGTTTCTCAGTTTCTAGTGGGCTTCATTGTTTGCTTCCCAGACCAGGATGAAGACACtccagtttttcttccttttctgttgcTGGAAAGCAATCTGCTGCAATAGCTGTGAGCTGACCAACATCAccattgcaatagagaaagaagaatgtCGTTTCTGCATAAGCATCAACACCACTTGGTGTGCTGGCTACTGCTACACCAGGGTAGGTACCATGTTTTGCTGGAAGCAAGGGTGTTGAAGGTCTGTATTAGGCCTGTTTCATTAGTTTCtactttatcaatattttatgtattctaaGTAACAGCCATGAGTCCTTTAGCCAAGACTGTCTGTGTTGTGATTGGGGTTAATGACCATGATATCACTTAGATGTTTGGGCTTGGATTTGATTTGGGTAAATTTAGGAAAGCCTCAGATTTAATCTGATCAATTTGGTACTAGTCCAACTTtgcatttacaggaaaaaagtATTTCTATGTTACGTTTTTACATATAGAgagataaacatggaaacatacatatatttaatcaTAAAGGACCTATAATATTCTCATAAAGGCAATTTCTTTAACTGACACTACATCTTTGACACAAAAATCACACCAAAATATGTCTCCAAGTCACATAAAAACACAGACAGCCacttaaaaaaattgtcttcctgGCCCTACTAAATACAAATGCCAAAAAACAGCCTGAGAACACAATCAATTCTTGCAGACTGTTAGAACAAAAATGAATCAGCAAACCCACTCCCTTCGTTATAGCATTGAGAAAACCAAGACATAGAGGCATCAGTTGCTAGTCTGTGTTTGCAGTTTCCTTGCATTAATACAAGTAGAGAAATAGTTTCCatggtgctttcttttttctctgcaacACCCCTAATTATCTATGCAGAATTTCATTCCATAAACTAAAATTGAAAATGGCAACTTTTTAAATGAACGATACTTTATTTGACGGTAAATGAGTTTGATCAAACTCCATTTATTACACAATTTATTGCACCTTCTTGGGATATACATTTGGTAGgatgatattaaaataaacagCAGCCCCAATTTCTTTAcgcaatataaataatttttccaatGGAAAGTGCTACTACAAATAATTTCTACCTGGATTAAAAATTCTTATATGCAAACTGCATATCCTTTGAAACTAGGAACTCTGCAAAGTATACAGCTTTTAAGGGAGAAAAATGTCCACAAGGAGttggaatatttaaaatcttaTGTTAGCCTTAGCAAACATGTTAACTTAagcattaacatttaaaattatatatttttgactttttataaatACATCAGGGcagtgtgttttaaaatattttttctgagacattgGACATCTTTGTTTATGGTTTGTCATTAATATAGCTTTCAATTAAATATGAAAAGTCAACTTAAAATTCTGTCatgtttttcatcatttttctatGCTAAAATTCAAAGTtcctttatattttgaaaaataattaacattttgatATAGCCATAGGAAGTAAGAAAAGGAATTACTTGTATTTTCTGGAAGATTTCGAGAACAATTTAGAAATGTAAATCGCATATAGGTCATTTATGAGGTCATGTTTTAATGGGTAAATGTTAGAGCAAGCAGTATTCAATTTCTGTCTCATTTTGACTAAGCTAAATAGGAACTTCCACAATACCATAACCTAACTCTCTTCTTAAACTCCTCAGGATCTGGTGTACAAGGACCCAGCCAGGCCCAACATCCAGAAAACATGTACCTTCAAGGAACTGGTATATGAAACAGTGAGAGTGCCCGGCTGTGCTCACCATGCAGATTCCTTGTATACATACCCAGTGGCCACCCAGTGTCACTGTGGCAAGTGTGACAGCGACAGCACTGACTGTACCGTGCGAGGCCTGGGGCCCAGCTACTGCTCCTTTggtgaaatgaaagaataaagatcAGTGGACATTTCAGGCCACATACCCTTGTCCTGAAGGACCAAGATATTCAaaaagtctgtgtgtgtgcaatGTGCCCAGGTGACAAACCACTGGATCAGGGGATTCAGACTCTACTGATCCCTGGTCTACTGGCAGAGGGAACTCTGGGAATTGAGAGTGCTGGGGGCCAGGACTCCATCATGATTCAGCTCTATATTCCTAGGTCTGATTTCATAAGGTTTATTCAGTCTTAACTCACAGACTTGTGCCTGGTTTCTTCCTTAAAAATCTTAGAAATCTTCTCAGGCAATAACTCTCTCTTAGGGGGAAACAGAAGCCTAGAAGGAGGAAGCAGTAATGGGAGTGAGTGAAAGAACTAACTGCCGCAGTCTTCTGGTAGACTCTTGGGCCCTCTAGAGCAAGGTCAGCATCTTCAGCATTGTAGCCTCAATGCCTAGCACTCTGCCTGGAACTTAGAAACACAATGGCTTCTTTAGATCAGAAAGGTCAAGGGTAGAAAATACTGGAAGAGGATGTTTGAGGTAAGCTGATGAGGCTGCCCGCAGCCACACCAGTCCCATGAAAGTAGTGGCATCAGTTCCACCTCGCCTTTTCTCCAGCACATGGAGTATTGAGACATGATGTATCTCTCTGAATTGTTCGGTACAGATGGGGAGTAACAGAGCTCAGGATTTCCAAGCTATTACTACCAAGCCTGTTAGTTAAGGGCAAAGGCAAGAAATTTTAATTTGGGGCTGTGGAAATTAGCCTGCCTCTATTCATTACTTAAACAAATTGATCATATGCTACTAGGCTCCTGCAAAACTCCTTTTTGAGATAAAGGGAAAAAACCAAACTATCTCACCCTACCCTCCCTAGGATCCACTTCTTTGGAATGACAAAGGATTTGAAAGTAGGTTTGAAAGCAGTTTCagcaatttaataaatataattaatttgtctacaaatatatttgtataaataaatagCTCCTTTAGAAAGAATTAGCCATGGGGGACGAGGGGAAACTGCTGTTTTCTAGGATCCTGTCTACTTCAATCTTCTATTTTATCCATCCATGTTCTCCCAAATCTGTGCTTTCTTTCAACAGGTTATATATTAAAACTATTTCATGAGTTGATTTCTTTTAAACGTGTTAACTGTCTTAGTTATGCACTCAGTTTCACACTCATATTGTTTAACTAActtatttaaatcttatttttttaataaagatgctAGCCACCAGAGTCACAGGCTTGGATTGTTTTATGTACAAACAGATGACTTAgatattctgtattttataatattagtGGAATGAAATCTTAACATATAATTCCCAGTGTTTCTATAAATATTACCTTTCCTTATCTTTggagatattaaaaataattttgttggaTTTCTGAAGTGTTTTGTCACTTAAATTTCCTGTCATTTTTTGAAGACATTTTCTGATgtaatttgggagaaaaaaagcaTAGAGAGAATCACAGAATGGGTGGAGATACTAGAGTTTCTATAGTTTACTTCTTGAATATTTGAGATGGAAAAATTAAAGCCCAGTGATATTAAGTGGCCCACCCAAGATCACTCTCCTAGTCCTTTTGGGCTGCTATGAcagaataccttagactgggtaattaataaacaacagaaatttattgctcacagtctgtaggctgggaagtccaagatcaaggtgccagcggATTTCTTGTCTGGGAAGGGAGGGCCTGCTCCCTACTTCAACGCTGGTGACTTTTTGCTGCATCCTCATATGGTGGAAACAGCGGAAAGCTCCCTCaagtctcttttataagagcactaatctcaTACATAAGAGGTCCAttttcatgatctaatcacctcctaaggccccacttcttaataccaCCACAATAAGGATCAGGGTTCAACATGAATCTTGGAGCAACATAAACGTTCAGACCACAGCAATCACAAAGACTGTTTGCggcagagccaggattagaaTCCTAGCCTCCTTGCTCTTAATCCAGCTCTCCTTTGACTATTCCACCATAATAAGAAGTCATTTTGGTAAAGATTGAAGCAAAACTAtagatattattataataatcatCTCTGTCCCTTCTAATCTGGTATTGGGTGTGGCTTATAGCAATGCATTGAAACTAGGGCTATATTAACAATGTTGAATAAGATGCTTTAAATTATagccttttccttcttcctgtagTTTTGCAGACCAAAATAATAAACCTTTACATTAGGGAGAGTAAAGGGCAATGGCTTCAGATTTATGTTGTCTCAATCATCTTAAGCAGATGTGTCATCTCGAACAAGCTACTTAaattctctggacctcagtttcctcaactgtataatagggataataatatgtCCTGCTTTAGAGGGTTGTGTTCATGATTAATGAAATAACAGATAAAAGGGCTTAgaacagtacttggcacatagtaattcctcaataaatattagttgatgGTTGTCCCTTGAGAGAGACAATGCAGTAAAATGGTAAAGTCAGATTTAAGTTAAGGACAACCCAGCTCATACTCTTTCTGGTCTGAGCAAACTAGTTAACCCCTTTGGGTCTCACCtttctcacttttaaaatggAGTAAAAATGGTAACTATCTCCCATAGTTGCTGtgcagatttaaaaatataatgcagTTAAAGCACTTCAGAGGCCAACAGAGCTATAATCCTGCTGGAGAGAGTCCCCCTTATCGCTTAGTTCAAATGGCCAAGGTCAAAATGCTAGTAAAAAGCAGAAGTTTCTTCTTACGCACTCCCATGCCAAATAGGAGTACACTCCTTTCTGGAACAGCAACAAAAACCTGTGAACCCTCCAGGTGGAGGCCAAGAAAAGGTCCATCTCCATGGGCTGTCATTTTAGTTGAAGTCCGATAATCCCTTCTCAGCACTATGGTGGACATCTCTTGGCTCTGGGCAGTCCTCGCATGACTTTAAGAATTGTATgtctaggccgggtgtggtggctcatgcctgtatttccagcactttgggaggccaaggcaggcggatcaccaggtcaggagttcgagaccagcctgaccaacatggtgaaaccccatctctactaaaaatacaaaaattagttgggcatggtggcgcatgcctgtaatcccagctactcaggaggctaaggcaggagaatcacttgaacccgggaggcagaggttgcaatgagccaagatcacgccattgcactccagcctgggcaacagagcgagactccgtctcaaaaaaaaaaattgtatgtctAAACCACAACTTTGACCATGCCAATTAATTAATGAGCTTTCCAattgttttcaggaaaaaaaatcttaattcttAGCTGAAACATGAGGCCTATCATGGTCTGACCTCTGATTATTTAACTTCTTACCTCTTCCGCTCCCCACAAGGGTTGCTGAATCTAGAGATTAGTTTTGAGGATTGAAGGATTGAGGGCCTTCCATTCCTGAAATGCTTTAACTAAAATACCATGCCATTCATCCCATGAGATATTTGGTGGACTGTAATTGAAAACTGGTCAGTAAGTCAGCAGCACTTGAATCATAAAAATGTGAGGCCAGTACATAAGAATAATAAACACTGAGTTCATGGTAGtgaggaaggtgaaggagaaatggaACTGTGGAAAAGTACCCAGAGAGCCTCAAACtgtatttataatgttttatttcttacaaatatgatataatgttaatatataaaaaactggGAGACTGCTGTACAGGTGTTTACTATATTCCTGTAGGCATGTTCAGTGTTTACTAGTTGACAACTAACATGGCATCTTTTTATGCACTGTACATTTAATCTAGATTTTATGCCTAATATAAGAAAAGTGAAATGGGCCTGGAGCCTAgtctgaagtcacacagctagtgtgcAAAGCCTCAATCATTAGTATGCATTTAGTGACAGAGGTAGAGAATTCAAATCTACTTACGAAGATATGTGCCTATGTCTTCCTGGGTATAAAGCTGGACAACATTTTCCCACCTTCTTTGCAATCAAGTGTATCTGTGTGCCAGCTAATGGAATGTGGGCAGAAGTACTGCACATATTTTCACACACGGCCCATAAAAACCTCTCATAAGTGATCATCTATTCTCTTCCTCTATTTGCTGGATGTCAATCCTGAACGTGACTAGGAAAGCTTTGTGTTGATGAAAACAGAACCACTGTCAACCTGGATCCCCGAATGTCTGCAAGGAGCAGTGTGCCCAATATCAACCACCCCTTATAGCAGGCTGTGTGGATGCTATGCATCAACACAGTAAACTTCTAGTCACTGACATTTGTGAGTTTATtcgttttaaaaaatgcattattttaactTACAAATATTGGTACTGGAAGTGGCGTGTTGCATTAATGAAAACTTTAGCACATATGGCATTGGCTTAGTGGTTGTACAATAGGAGAAAAGAAAGTAGTAATCATAGTGGCAACCAAAATGAGTGATTGAGAGGTACGTCTCAGTCATCAAGGTTTATTGTGCCAGTTTGAGGATGCATCCAGGAAAAACTCAAGTAACAGACACATCTGTGGCTGTTTTTCCAAAGAGGTTCTCGGAGgtttaatatttatacattttcctttACAAAGGTAGAGGAGTCGGTGCGGCAATGAGACAAATGATTACATACTTGTGAGATTTTAGTTAGTactcagtaaatctacattttatgtAAGATAAGGTGAACAAAGTAAATAGGAATGGAGGAAGCAGACATCTCAGCATAGAGTGAAGGAATGATTACTCTCATCTTCTCTTTGTTCTGCACCTGGGAAAATAAACTAGTAGATATTATCAGAGTGGACTTTTTTTGAAAAAGCTGGTGTCTAGTTAGCCCTTAGGGAAGAAAGCCTAAGAGCTTGGAGGGAATATCATGAAGCCTTTCAGACCTCCCATCCCATCATGCCATGAACTTAGCTTCCAAGTTTTCtatggggtccccttggccaagagaagAACCTGTTCTGTCAGTTAGTGGTTTAGAATGTTATTATTTCTCAAGAGTACAACTTTCGGCTGgacatgggggctcatgcctataatcccagcactttgggaggccaaggtgggcagatcacctgaggccaggagttcgagacaagcctggccaacatggtgaaaccccatctctgcaaaatataaaaaattagccaggtgtggtggtgcgtgcctgaggcctaagaattgcttgaaaccaggatgcagaggttgcaatgagctaagatgacacaactgcacttcagcctcagggacaaagtgagactcacaaaaaaaaaaaaaaaaaaagagtacaactTTCACCTGGGAAAACATGAAGGCTGGCCACATGCCTATTCAGTCCTTAGCTTTATGGCAGGGTCAGCAAATTATGCCCTgaaggccaaatctggcccatcacctttttttttaaacaaagcttattggaacacagccaccctaattttttacatattgtctatgattGCTTTTGTATACAAAAGCAGAATTCaaagaccatatggcccacaatgtaaataaaatataatttgaaacttta is a window of Gorilla gorilla gorilla isolate KB3781 chromosome 9, NHGRI_mGorGor1-v2.1_pri, whole genome shotgun sequence DNA encoding:
- the FSHB gene encoding follitropin subunit beta; amino-acid sequence: MKTLQFFFLFCCWKAICCNSCELTNITIAIEKEECRFCISINTTWCAGYCYTRDLVYKDPARPNIQKTCTFKELVYETVRVPGCAHHADSLYTYPVATQCHCGKCDSDSTDCTVRGLGPSYCSFGEMKE